TATGAGCCAGACCAGCCGACAAGTCCGGCACCTGACTGTCCATCATGCCCAATATGACCGTCGTATCCATGGGCCAGTAGTGCAGAATACCTTGCTGGGTCTGTTGATTGACCTCGCGCAAAAAGACTTCTGTCCAGACCAAAGGGCCCTGCTTACTCCCTGCCAGACCCGAACGGTCCTGGTATTTTTTCAGCTCAAGACCAGTCAACCACTTGTCCATCCGTAATCCCTTTCATTTCCACTAATGCTCTTATTTTACCATAAGACTGTTGGAGCTATTTGAAAAAAATACTGATATAGAAAAAGAGGTTTGATATAACATCCAACCTCACATTATTTGAACAGTAAAAACACTTTAACACAGTGGTTGATTGGCTTTCACAGTTTGATTTTCATTGAGTATGATACAGAAAAAGGACTGGCAGTGCCAATCCAATCTCTCTTATAAATCTTCAAAAGCATCCTTGACCTTGTCGAAAAAGCCTTTTTTCTGCGGATGAACATTGATATTGCCTGCTGCCGCAAAATCTTTTAAAGCTGCTTTCTGGCGGTCATTGAGCCCTGTTGGTGTCACTACATTGACAGTGACATACTGGTCACCCATGGCACCCCCGCGGATACTTGGCGCACCCTTGCCTTTAAGACGGAAGGTCTTGCCTGTCTGGGTCCCTTCCGGAATAACCATATCCACATCACCATGAACCGTTGGCACATGGACGGTGTCACCTAGTGCAGCTTGAACAAAGTTGAGGTCCAATTTGTAAAGAATGGTCGTACCTTCACGCTCAAATTTATCCGATGCCTCGACTTGAACGACTACATAGAGATCTCCGTAAGAGCCTCCGTTAAATCCAGCTTCACCTTGACCAGCCAGACGGATACGCTGACCAGTTTCGACACCTGCAGGAACCTTGACCGTAACAGTGTGAGCCTGTTTCTCATGACCAGTTCCACGACAGGTCGTACACGGATCCTTAATCTGCTTGCCACGACCGTGACAGACATCACAGGTCATCTGACGGCGCATGGTTCCAAGTGGTGTCTGTGTATCAACATTGATAACACCAGAGCCATGACAGCGTCCACAAGTTACAGGACTGGTCCCAGGTTTGGCACCCGAACCAGTACAGGTACGACAAGTTGCCTCACGGTTGTAGGAAACTTCTTTTTCAGCACCGAAAATAGCCTCTTCAAATTTCAAATTGACACGGTACTGCAAATCATCTCCCTGACGAGGTGCATTAGGATTACGTTGAGCAGTTCCACCGCCGAAGAAACTAGAGAAGATATCCTCGAAACCGCCGAAACCAGCACCGTCAAAGCCACCAAATCCGCCACCGCCGAAGCCACCATTGGCTCCAGCCGCACCAAATTGGTCATAAGAGGCACGTTTTTGAGGATCGCTCAAGGTCTCGTAGGCCTCTTGAACTTCCTTATATTTATCTTCCGCACCAGCATCCTTGTTAATGTCTGGGTGATATTTTTTTGATAGCTTACGATAAGCTTTTTTAATTTCGTCCTGTGAGGCGTCCTTAGAGACGCCGAGACGATCATAGTATTCTGTATTGTTCATATAAGATACCTTATCTTTTATTTTTGATAGTTGCCTTAGGCTGCGGGGACGCTGTGAGCTTTTCCTCGCTTATGGCTAGAGGTTTCTTATTGTCAACTTTGTTGCCAATAAAACCTCTTCCCTAAGTCTCAAAAATCTCTCTAGCTAAGTTTCAAGCCTAAGGTATTGAAACTTCCCGAAATACCACAGCGGCGGTAACTATCGTTTTAGCGACCCCTGGTCGCTCTTGCTGACGCACATTACCCAAAAACAGAGGCTGGGTTGCAACCTCTGTGATTGGAATTTTGACTTAATAATGATTTCTATTCTCGAGAAGATGAGAACTGAGTTCGAGCTAAGAACTTCGGTAAAAAGATAACTTTCCTTGTTCTAGATACTCAATGAAATTCAAGACTAGGCTAGGCAACTGGACGAAGATTGAACTGGAGTTCATCGAGGAGAGTTAACGAAGCCTAGTGAAGAATTTCGAAGAGTACTACTTTTCAGTAAACTCGCCGTCTACAACATCATCGCCTGCATTGTTAGCTGTTTGGGCACCTTCTTGGCCTGCAGCTGCTTGTTGTGCTGCTGCAGCTTGCTCGTAGAGTTTCACTGCAAGGGCTTGAGCTTTTTCGTTGAGGTTTTCAAGTTTAGCCTTCATGTCGTCCAAGTTGTTCGCTTCTTGGGCTGCTTTCAACTCATCAAGAGCTGCTTGGGCTTGGTCGCGTTCTGCGTCAAAGCCTTTGCCTTCAGTTTCTTTCAGCGTTTTCTCAGTCGCAAAGATTGCTTGGTCAACATCGTTACGAAGATCCACTTCTTCCTTACGTTTCTTATCTGCTTCCGCATTTGCTTCTGCATCTTTCATCATGCGGTCGATTTCTTCGTCTGTCAAACCTGAGTTAGACTGGATAACGATAGTTTGTTCTTTTTGTGTACCAAGGTCTTTGGCTTTTACAGAAACGATACCGTTCTTGTCGATGTCAAATGTTACTTCGATTTGTGGAATACCACGAGGTGCTGCTGGAATGTCTGTCAACTGGAAGCGACCAAGAGTCTTGTTGTCTGCTGCCATTGGACGCTCACCTTGAAGCACGTGGATGTCAACAGCTGGCTGGTTGTCTGCCGCAGTTGAGAAGACTTGTGATTTAGAAGTTGGGATAGTTGTGTTGCGGTCGATGAGTTTTGTAAATACGCCACCCATTGTTTCGATACCAAGTGATAATGGTGTTACATCAAGGAGGACAACATCTTTGACATCACCAGTAATGACACCACCTTGGATTGCCGCACCCATAGCAACAACTTCATCAGGGTTTACAGATTTGTTTGGCTCTTTACCTGTTTCAGCTTTTACAGCTTCTACAACGGCTGGGATACGAGTTGAACCACCGACAAGGATAACTTCGTCGATTTCTGACAAGCTGAGACCTGCATCTGAAAGAGCTTGACGAACAGGAACTTTTGTACGTTCTACAAGGTCGTAAGTCAATTCGTCGAATTTCGCACGAGTCAATGTCATTTCCAAGTGAAGCGGACCTGCTGCACCTGCAGTGATGAACGGCAAGCTGATTTGAGTTGATGTTACACCTGACAAATCTTTCTTCGCTTTTTCAGCCGCATCTTTCAAACGTTGAAGGGCCATCTTGTCAGCTGACAAGTCGATACCGTTTTCTTTCTTGAATTCTGCTACCATGTGGTCGATAATCTTTTGGTCAAAGTCGTCACCACCGAGCTTGTTATCACCTGCTGTTGCAAGTACGTCGAAGACACCATCACCGAGCTCAAGGATAGATACGTCGAAAGTACCTCCACCAAGGTCGAATACCAAGATTTTCTCGTCTTTGTCAGTCTTGTCCAAACCGTAAGCAAGGGCTGCTGCGGTTGGTTCGTTGACGATACGTTCTACTTCAAGACCAGCGATTTTACCAGCGTCTTTGGTTGCTTGACGCTGTGCATCGTTGAAGTAAGCAGGAACAGTGATAACTGCTTTGGTTACTTTTTCACCAAGGTACTCTTCAGCATAGCCTTTCAAGTATTGAAGAATCATTGCTGAGATTTCTTGTGGTGTGTATTCTTTACCGTTTGCTGAAACTTTTTCAGAAGTTCCCATTTTTGATTTGATAGAGATGATGGTATCTGGGTTAGTTACCGCTTGGCGTTTTGCCGCATCACCAACGATGATTTCACCATTTTTGAAAGACACAACAGACGGAGTTGTGCGATTTCCTTCTGGGTTTGCGATGATTTTTGATTCAGTTCCTTCAAGAACTGCAACTGCTGAGTTTGTTGTACCTAAGTCAATACCGATAATTTTAGACATATGATTTACCTCTTTTTTTATTTCTTTTAGTGATACTCTCCTTAAGTGGCGACGCCGTCAGAGCCCGCTTTTGCGGTCTCTTTGACTAAAGTTTGAGCCAATTGTCTCAAACTTTGCGTATCTACCGCCACGGCGGAGAGTATCAAATGGGCTCACGATGTTCGCCAGCCTACAAGCCTAAGGCCTGTCTTTGTTTACAATTTCATAGTTTAACGACATTTCGGTCAGGTTGTTCGACGCATGAAGATATAGTCATCTTCAATGTTGTTTGATTCTTGAAAGCCTAATTTCTTCCAGAAATTTCTAGCTTCCAAATGTTCTTTATGAACTGGTAGAGAAATTTGAGCTAGGCTGTGCTCTATGCTCAGATAGTCTATGCAGACTTCAGCTGCTTTTCTGCCAAATCCTTTTCCTTGATGATACTTATCAATTAAGAAATTGATGATTTCACCATTGCTGTCTTTGCAGTAAAGCGAAACGTAGCCTATCAATTCACCTTCATTATAAATAGCTTTCGGATGTGAGAATGGTCGAAGGCTCCAAGCTTCTGCCAATGAAAACTCAACTGAATCGACATAATCTTCGTTAGATAAGCCAGAATCTAGATGTAAGCAATCGTGAAAATTTTCATCGCTGATTTCGCGTAGCTCTATCATTTATTCTGACACCACTACCATAGCCGGTCTCAACAGACGTTCATGCAACTTGTAGCCTTTTTGGAAGACTTGTGCGATGTGTTCTGCTGGGCAGTCGTCTGTGGCTGGAACGGTTTGAATGGCCATGTGAAGATTTGGGTCAAAGACATCTGTTGCGACTTCTTCCACCCCTTCTTCTTTGAGGGCTTGAATCAAGCTTTCCTGTACCATTTCCAAGCCTTTTTTGACATCTTCTGTCAATCCTTCGACTTGAAGGGCACGTTCCAAGTTATCCAAGCTCGGCAAGATTTTCTTGGCCAAGTCTTGCGAACGGTAACGCTGAATGGTCTGGCGTTCCTCGTTGGCACGGCGTTGGATATTTTGCATTTCAGCATGGGCACGGAGGTACTTGTTTTCAAATTCCTCTGCACGCTCATTTGCTAAGTCCAATTCTGATTTTTCAGGAGTTTCGACAACTTCTTCTGTTGTTGCTACTTCCTCAACAATTTCTTCATTTTTGATTTCTTCTGACAAAGCATTCTCCTTCTAATTGACTTCATAGTGATTGCTACTTAAGTATCGGTAGTAATCGGTTAATTTCATAAATAGGACGCGGCTGATGATATTGATCAAACTCATCTGCCTACGATAGTCCATGTCAACAGGACCGAGCAAACTCATCTGGGCCATGCCCCGATAGGGGATTGGAAAGCAATGATGAATGACCGTCACATCTGCAAGAGCAGGTTCTCTATGTTCCGCCACGGAAATACTAGTTTGCTGGTTGGAATCCAAGCCCTGTCGCAACTCTGGGGCCAATAATTGAGGGCTATCCAAGAGTTGGTAGGTGGCGAGGTTGCCATAGGTCAGCGATGCGACCTTTCCACTGATAAAGACTGATTCTTGGAAGAGATTGGAAAAGATGTAATCCATGAGATCCAAGACATTGTCCGTCGTGGCAAAGTAACGCTGCACCACTTGGGGAACCTCCGTCCGTAGCTTGTAGTGAATGGACAAGACTGTCTGTCCTACGAAGCGCTCATCAACTAAGCGTTTGAGCACCTCCAAGTCCCTGGCCAAAAAGTTTTTAGGAATAGCAAACTGAACGGTGACAGGTTTGGACTGGTCCAGAGTCAAGACTGCCAGAGCATCGTGGCTACTGAGCTGCACGATGTCAAAGGAAGTCAGCTGCTGACTGGTCGGCTCCACATCTAAAATGACCGAGGTGTAGCCTGTCAAATCCGCTAGGACCTGACTTGTCCGCTCCAAGATGTCTTCCAGCTTGAAAGCTTCAAAGTCGAAGGCCTTGACCACCTGATAAACATCTTCTTCATTGATGTGTTCCAGATTGAGCGAGTGGTTGACAAAGTATTGAAAACCAGCCCGACTGGGCATCCGACCGCTTGACGTGTGGGCCTTTTCTAGCAAGCCCAACTGCTCTAGCTTAGCCATATCATTACGAATGGTAGCCGAACTTGAAGCAATCATTTCCTGCAAGGCCTTAGAACCAACTGGCTCATGATGGCGCGTAAACAATTCAACAATCAGATTCAAAATATCATTTTGACGTTGGGTAATCATCTCCGCTCCTTTCATGAACACGATTGATTTTTAACTTTAGCACTCTGACATATCGAGTGCTAAACTATATACTCTCATTATACGCCGAAAAAATGTATTGTCAAGAGAAAAAATCAAAAAATTAGCACTCTTTTGCTTAGAGTGCTAAAAATCAGTCTGAGGAC
The sequence above is a segment of the Streptococcus suis genome. Coding sequences within it:
- the dnaJ gene encoding molecular chaperone DnaJ yields the protein MNNTEYYDRLGVSKDASQDEIKKAYRKLSKKYHPDINKDAGAEDKYKEVQEAYETLSDPQKRASYDQFGAAGANGGFGGGGFGGFDGAGFGGFEDIFSSFFGGGTAQRNPNAPRQGDDLQYRVNLKFEEAIFGAEKEVSYNREATCRTCTGSGAKPGTSPVTCGRCHGSGVINVDTQTPLGTMRRQMTCDVCHGRGKQIKDPCTTCRGTGHEKQAHTVTVKVPAGVETGQRIRLAGQGEAGFNGGSYGDLYVVVQVEASDKFEREGTTILYKLDLNFVQAALGDTVHVPTVHGDVDMVIPEGTQTGKTFRLKGKGAPSIRGGAMGDQYVTVNVVTPTGLNDRQKAALKDFAAAGNINVHPQKKGFFDKVKDAFEDL
- the dnaK gene encoding molecular chaperone DnaK encodes the protein MSKIIGIDLGTTNSAVAVLEGTESKIIANPEGNRTTPSVVSFKNGEIIVGDAAKRQAVTNPDTIISIKSKMGTSEKVSANGKEYTPQEISAMILQYLKGYAEEYLGEKVTKAVITVPAYFNDAQRQATKDAGKIAGLEVERIVNEPTAAALAYGLDKTDKDEKILVFDLGGGTFDVSILELGDGVFDVLATAGDNKLGGDDFDQKIIDHMVAEFKKENGIDLSADKMALQRLKDAAEKAKKDLSGVTSTQISLPFITAGAAGPLHLEMTLTRAKFDELTYDLVERTKVPVRQALSDAGLSLSEIDEVILVGGSTRIPAVVEAVKAETGKEPNKSVNPDEVVAMGAAIQGGVITGDVKDVVLLDVTPLSLGIETMGGVFTKLIDRNTTIPTSKSQVFSTAADNQPAVDIHVLQGERPMAADNKTLGRFQLTDIPAAPRGIPQIEVTFDIDKNGIVSVKAKDLGTQKEQTIVIQSNSGLTDEEIDRMMKDAEANAEADKKRKEEVDLRNDVDQAIFATEKTLKETEGKGFDAERDQAQAALDELKAAQEANNLDDMKAKLENLNEKAQALAVKLYEQAAAAQQAAAGQEGAQTANNAGDDVVDGEFTEK
- a CDS encoding GNAT family N-acetyltransferase — its product is MIELREISDENFHDCLHLDSGLSNEDYVDSVEFSLAEAWSLRPFSHPKAIYNEGELIGYVSLYCKDSNGEIINFLIDKYHQGKGFGRKAAEVCIDYLSIEHSLAQISLPVHKEHLEARNFWKKLGFQESNNIEDDYIFMRRTT
- the grpE gene encoding nucleotide exchange factor GrpE, whose translation is MSEEIKNEEIVEEVATTEEVVETPEKSELDLANERAEEFENKYLRAHAEMQNIQRRANEERQTIQRYRSQDLAKKILPSLDNLERALQVEGLTEDVKKGLEMVQESLIQALKEEGVEEVATDVFDPNLHMAIQTVPATDDCPAEHIAQVFQKGYKLHERLLRPAMVVVSE
- the hrcA gene encoding heat-inducible transcriptional repressor HrcA; this encodes MITQRQNDILNLIVELFTRHHEPVGSKALQEMIASSSATIRNDMAKLEQLGLLEKAHTSSGRMPSRAGFQYFVNHSLNLEHINEEDVYQVVKAFDFEAFKLEDILERTSQVLADLTGYTSVILDVEPTSQQLTSFDIVQLSSHDALAVLTLDQSKPVTVQFAIPKNFLARDLEVLKRLVDERFVGQTVLSIHYKLRTEVPQVVQRYFATTDNVLDLMDYIFSNLFQESVFISGKVASLTYGNLATYQLLDSPQLLAPELRQGLDSNQQTSISVAEHREPALADVTVIHHCFPIPYRGMAQMSLLGPVDMDYRRQMSLINIISRVLFMKLTDYYRYLSSNHYEVN